Proteins found in one Subtercola endophyticus genomic segment:
- a CDS encoding ABC transporter ATP-binding protein — protein MSSDVPTTTSTITAAGAAAKQSVSGVEAVPGVSKPDPILTVDNVTRRFGGMTAVDVKHLEVQRGIITALIGPNGAGKTTFFNLITGFDKPSSAAKLIGGPKAGEAAKSTFNGRDVGNTGATKVAKMGMVRTFQLTKALSKLTVIENMRLGAKDQPGENLFVSVIKPLWVKREAEITAKAEELLSRFKLLEKRDDMAGSLSGGQKKLLEMARALMSDPVMIMLDEPMAGVNPALTQSLLGHIQALRDEGMTVLFVEHDMHMVRHISDWVVVMAEGKVVAEGPSGTVMDDPAVIDAYLGAHHNTDLGDDSLLTDEVAEELAAEVQNEELTEGETKA, from the coding sequence ATGTCAAGTGACGTGCCCACCACCACCAGCACGATAACGGCTGCCGGTGCGGCGGCGAAACAAAGCGTCTCCGGTGTCGAGGCGGTGCCCGGTGTCTCGAAACCCGATCCGATTCTCACCGTCGACAACGTCACGCGCCGGTTCGGCGGCATGACGGCGGTCGACGTGAAGCACCTCGAGGTGCAGCGCGGAATCATCACGGCCCTGATCGGCCCCAACGGTGCCGGCAAGACCACTTTCTTCAACCTCATCACCGGGTTCGACAAGCCCAGCTCGGCCGCCAAGCTCATCGGCGGCCCGAAGGCCGGAGAGGCCGCGAAGTCGACCTTCAACGGTCGCGACGTGGGCAACACCGGCGCCACCAAGGTCGCCAAGATGGGCATGGTGCGCACCTTTCAGCTCACCAAAGCGCTGTCGAAGCTCACGGTCATCGAGAACATGCGCCTGGGCGCCAAAGACCAGCCCGGCGAGAACTTGTTCGTGTCGGTCATCAAGCCGCTGTGGGTCAAACGCGAGGCCGAGATCACGGCGAAGGCCGAAGAACTGCTTTCTCGCTTCAAGCTGCTCGAGAAACGCGACGACATGGCCGGCAGCCTGTCGGGCGGCCAGAAGAAGCTGCTCGAAATGGCGCGGGCGCTCATGAGCGATCCTGTCATGATCATGCTCGATGAGCCCATGGCCGGCGTCAACCCGGCGCTCACCCAATCGCTGCTGGGGCACATCCAGGCGCTGCGCGACGAGGGGATGACCGTGCTCTTCGTCGAGCACGACATGCACATGGTGCGGCACATCTCCGACTGGGTGGTCGTGATGGCCGAGGGCAAGGTCGTGGCAGAGGGCCCCTCGGGCACCGTCATGGACGATCCCGCCGTCATCGACGCGTACCTCGGCGCGCACCACAACACCGATCTCGGTGACGATTCGCTGCTGACCGATGAGGTCGCCGAAGAACTCGCCGCCGAAGTTCAGAACGAAGAGCTCACGGAAGGTGAGACCAAAGCATGA